DNA sequence from the Raineyella sp. LH-20 genome:
GCGCGGCCGTCAGGTGCGGATGGCGCAGGGCGACGAGTTGGGCGACCATGCCGCCGAGTGACCGTCCGCAGATCGTCGCCGGTTCCCCGCCGAAGATCTCGATCAGTCCGGCGACGTCGTCGGCCATGGCCGTCAGGTCGTACGCCCGGCCGGGGAACTTCTGTGAGTGCCCGGCGTCCCGGTTGTCGACCCGGACCACCCGGAAGCCGCGCGCCGCCAGGTCCACGCAGAACGCCCGCGACAGGCTGATCAGCTGCGCACCCCTGCCTTCCAGCTGCACCTGCAGCGGGGCGTCGGGGGTCCCGAACACCTGGATGCAGAGCCGGGTGCCGTTCATCGCCTCGACCAGCGTGTCGATCCCCTCCGGGATGTCGTGCACAGGCCCGTCCCACACCGGCAGCTGGTTCATGGCGCCGACGCTACTCCGGCGATGTCGGACCCGCCGGGCACAATGACGACCGTGACGAACTCGCTGACCATCCGCCCCGCCGTCCGCACCGAGCGGCGGACCGGGCGTCTCGGCGCCCGCGAGGTGCCGATCGCCCACTACGTGGCGTTGCTGGTCGACGGAGTGCCGCTCGATGTCGCGGTCGTCCACGGCGCCGGGCTGGTCACCCCGCTGCAGGGATGGTGGCTGCTGCGCACCTCGCCGGTGCTCGACGAATTGGCCGGTCGCACCGAGGACTTGCGACTGCCCAGCGGGTTCGCGCCGATCCGGTACCTGGCGCCGGGGCGGGTCCCGCTGCTGGTCTGTCCGTACGACGACGACATCGCCTGCGGCTGGCTGACCGCCCGGGTGTCGCTCGACGAGCGCCGAGCGACGTGGACCGACTTCCGGTGGGAGAACGGCGGCACCGGCCGGGCCGCGCCGGTCCGGGGTCTGCCCGCACGGCTGACCTTCGAGCGGGACGCCTATCTGGCGACCCTCTCGCGGGCGCGGGAGCTGGTCGCCGAGCTGCCCGAGGTCGACCCCGACGGCTCCTGGCGCGACGACGAACCAGTGCCCGGGGTGCCCGTCGGTCTGGAACGGGCCTGGGGCGCCTGGGCCCGCTGGCGCCACCGCGGGGTGACCCGATGAGCGGCGGACGGGCGACGGATGCATCGATCGGGGATGCCTCGACCGCGGACGCCGAGGCGTCCCGACACGGTCTGCCACCTGGCCCGGAGCCGGCGGATCCGACGGAGTGGGCCACGGAGACCGCGGCGCTGTACGCCGCCGAGGACCGGCTGATCCGGTGGATCGAGGACGGGAGCGTACGTCTCGACGGGATGACCTGGCTGCCCGAGCCCGACCCGCTGTTCCGTGACGTCCGGGAGGTGGCCCGCTTCTGTGATGCGGCGTGTGATCGCCTCGGGGTGCCGCGGGTGGACGTACGCGCCCGGAAGGGCCCGACCCGGGCCGAGTACCGGGCACCGTTGATGGAGATCGCCGTGCCCACCGCGGAGGTCGGCGGCGCCTGGGCCCTGCGCGGACTGATCGTGGTCCACGAGTTGGCCCACCACCTGGTCGCCGTCGGCGGGACCCAGCAGGGCGGACCGCATGGGGAGTCGTTCCGGCTGCGGATGACGCACGCACTGGAGGTGCTCGGGTTCCCCGGGCAGGGCCGACTGCTCGGGCTCGCGCTGGCGACCGATCATGCGCCGGCGGAGCAGACGGTGTGGCGCGAGCGGATCGCCGCGATCCTGCGCCAGGCGGAGGCGACGACGCACCGGGCGGAGGCCGAGACATTCGTGAGTCGTGCCCAGGAACTGGCCACCCGGCACGCGATCGACCTGGCGCTGCTGCAGGCCCGGGACCGAGCCGCCGGCGAGGCCGCGCAGGGCGCGGAACTACCAGAGGAACAGAGCGTGGTGATCGGCCGGCCGGGCCAACGCTGGCTGCGCCTCTACTGCAGTCTCTTCATGGCGGTGGCCCGGGCCAACGACGTCGAGTTCCTGCTGGCCCGCGACTCCACCCGGATGTACGCCCACGGGATGCCGTCCGACATCGCCATGACGGTCGCCCTCTATGAGTCGTTGCGGGCCCAGATGGTCGCCGCCGGGACCCGCTGGATGGCCACCGGGGCGTGGAAGCAGACGACCACCCGGCGCCGGAACGGGCGTCGCGTCGAGGAGGTGCCGGTGCACTGGTCGACCGCGAAGACCTCCTTCTACGAGGGCTTCGTCGTCTCGATCGCGGAACGCCTCGACGAGTCCCGTCGTCGTGCCGAGGAACAGGCCGACCGGGCGGTGTCCACCGGTGCCGGTGTCCCGCCGCCCGCCGACCCGGCAGGCACGCACAGCACTGCGCTGCACAGCACGGCCATCGTCCTGGCCGCGAAGCGGGAACAGGTGCGGGCCTTCCACCAGCAGGTGGTCGACCGGATCCGTCCCGGACGGTGGCGCGGCAACGACCGCGGCCCGTCCGCCTGGTCCGAGTCCGGGGCCAGGGCCGGCCGGGAGGCCGGTCAGCGCGCGGCGGTCGGCCGGGCCCGGGGCGAGTTGCTCGGCCCGCCCGGGGAGCGCCGCCGCTAGGCCGGCGGCATGGCGAACAGCCCAACCCGCGTGGTCCTGGCCAGGGTTCGCGGTAGACGTTGGGCGCTCGCTCCCTTGCGAAAGAACCTCATGCGACGACCTCGGGGCATGCGGTGCGGGTGATGTCGTGCAGCGTCTCGACGATGACCTCTACGTCGGCATCGGGGAAGAAGTAGTCGGGGCCCGTGGGGGCGTGGTCGGTGTAGGGAGACTCGAAGAGGCGCTGAGGCTCCATGACACCGTTCTTGGTCAGCTCGTCGACGATGAGGTTGACGAATCGGATCTGGTCGGCGGTGAACTTGGTGCCGTCGAGATAGCGCTCGAATGCTTCGATGGCAGCGGCGTGGTCGAGCCCGACGAGACCGCGGACGAAGACACCGAGGCCGCCGGTCTGCTGGTTGGCCCAGGCGATCTCGGCCTCCTGGCCACCGGAGGCGACGAGCATCTGCTCCAGCGCGGTCAGGTCGGCCGGCGTCAGCTGTTTGTTGCGGCGCAGGCGTTGGAGTGCGAGGGCGTCGAGGTGCCCGCGGAGGTACGCCTCCGCCTTCGCGCGGAACCGCTCGAAGTTGGTGCCGGGCGTGATGCCGGGGAGGGCGACTTCGACACCCGTACGGAGGGTGTCCTCGAAGTCGGTGTACACCGGATTGCGCGCCGTCTTCTCGATGAACCGCACCAGCCCGCGCAGACGTAGGCGGGCGACCTCCAGCATGGGGAGGGTGACGTCGATCCACCACTGGTCACCGGCGACGGATTCCAGCAGCACCGCCTGCGCGGCCACCGAGGGGATCGCGGTCTTGCCCAGGAGTGCGGCGGCGATGTTCTGGATCGTGTCGCGGAGGCGCTCGGCGAGGGCGGTGTCGTCGTCCAGTTGGGCGAGCTGGCGCTGCAGCACCAGCAGATCGAAACGTTTGGCATCCTCGTCCTCGTCGTGGACCGAGGACGGCAGCCCGGCCAACGTCCACGCGACCTCGGCATCCTCACGAGTCAGGGCCGCCCACGCCGAGGCATCAGCGAACCGCTGGACGGCCTGTCGGTGCTTGCGGACCACGAAGTTGTCGAGGGTCATCCCGGCGACGATCTCGTGCAGTGTCGCCGCCGTCGAGGTCCGCAGGTCGGGCTGGTCCTCGCCCAACGCGGTGATCAGTCCGAGTCGGGCCTCGAAGAGCCGCTGCGAGAGCGACTTCTGGAGCTGTCCCTCGGAGCCCGGCAGGTCCTGGCCGAAGTACTCGAGGTTGCCGCAGAAGTCGAAGACGAGGAAGTCCCGCTTGTCGTCCCCTGGGCCGAACAGGTCAGGGCACAGCCCGGTGCCGCGGCCGATCATTTGCCAGAACTTCGACTTCGATCGCACCTGTTTGAAGAACACCAGGTTGACGACCTCGGGGACGTCGATGCCGGTGTCGAGCATGTCGACGCTGATCGCGATGTGGGGCGCTTTGTCCTTGATCGAGAAGTCGTCGATGAGCGATTGGGCGTACGGGGTGCCGTGGGTGATGACCCGCGCGAAGTGACCGGCGAGTTCGGGGTAGGCGAGGTTGAACCGCTGCTCGATGAATGCGGCGTGGCGCTGACTCTTGGCGAAGATGATCGTCTTGCCGAGGCGGTCGCCGCCGGCCACCGCGTAACCCTGCGTCATGAGCGTTTCGAGGACCTTGTCGACGGTGTCCTCGTTGAAGAGGAATCGATTCAGCTCCTCGGCGCCGACTTCGTCAGGCGGATCGTCCTCGCCCCAGTCGAGGGCGTCCCACTGGTCCTTCTCCTCGTCGGTGAGGTCGTCGTACCTGATGCCCGAGCGGAGGAACTGCGTACCGACGCTGAGTCCCTTGGGCGGCACGAGATAGCCGGCGTCGACCGCTTCGTCGAGGCCGTACACGTCGGTGGGGACGCCGTCTTCGAGGTGGAAGCGCCGGTAGGTGTTGTGGTCGACCTCGTCCTTCGGGGTCGCGGTCAGGCCCACGAGCATCGCGTCGAAGTAGTCGAAGATCGCGCCGTACTTCGCGTACACCGACCGATGGGCCTCGTCGATGACGATCAGGTCGAAGTAGCCCGGCCCGAAGCGGCGCAGCCCGTCGTCGGTCTCGTCGATGAGGTTCATCATCGTCGGGTACGTCGACACGTAGACCCGCCCGTCGGTGACCTTCTCGGTCACGAGGTTGACCGTGGTCGAGCCGGTGAGGTGCTGCTTGAAGGCGTTGGCGGCCTGATTGACCAGGGCGGTGCGGTCGGCGAGGAACAGCACCCGCTTGACCCAGTTGGCCCTCTGTAGCAGGTCGACCAGCGCAATGACCGTACGGGTCTTCCCAGCGCCGGTGGCCATCACCAGCAGCGCCTCGCGCTGCTTGCGGTCGAACGCGTCGCCGATCGCCTTGATGGCCCGCACCTGATAAGGCCGTCCGGCGATGTCGGTGTTCACGGTCGCGGTCGAGAGCGGGAGCTTGGTCTGGCGGCGCTGGATCAGCAGTTCCAACTCGTCGCGGGTGTAGAAGCCGTCGACTTCCCGCGGCGGGTAGCCGCCGGCGTCGTCCCAGATTCGATGCTCGTAGCCACTGGTGTAGAAGATGACCGGCCGCCGGCCGAACCGGGCCTCGAGGCAGTCGGCGTACAGCGTGGCCTGCTGCTGGCCCACCTCGGGGGACTTCGTCGTACGTTTCGCTTCGACCACGGCGAGCGGTAGACCGTCGGCACCCCAGAGGACGTAGTCGACGTAGCCCTTGCCTTCGGCGTTGGGCATGCCGGTGACTTCGTACTCCCGGTCGCGCGGCTGGTCCAGTGGCCAGCCGGCTTCGTGCAACAGCACGTCGATGAACAGGTCGCGCGCGTCCGCCTCGCTGTAGTCCCGGTCGTCCGGCTTCGCGGCCGCCTGCGCAGCGGCGATCTGGGCTTTGAGGGCAGCGATCTCGGACTCATTGGCGGCGAGAAGTTCGTCCTTCTCTGCCAGCGCTGTGGCGTGCGCCTCGTCCTGGGCCCTGAACTTCGCCGCGAGCCGTACGACCTCCTCGCGTGACAGCGGGGCGGCCTTCGCGGCGAGAGTGGGATCGAAATGGACCTGGAGCGGGACGACGTCCGGGTGTGGGGAGTGGTGATACGACGTCCACACCATGACGTGGAATAGCTCCCGCAGCACCGCAAGCGACACGTCGGGACGGATCTGGCGGTTCTCGTGCACCGCCGTGTTCGCGAGGCGGCGGATCATGGTCAGCTTGTCGGTGATGCCCTGCGGCACCTGTGCCTTGAACCCCGGATCGCCGATCTTGGCTGCCAGGTCGTTCTTGTAGGGCGTACGCAGCGAAAGGACGTCGTAGAGATAGGAGACGACCCCCTCGACGACGCGGCGGGCATAGAAGCAGGCCGACCGAGGGTCGGAGGCGAGGTAGGACTCGGCGCGGACGCAGTCGGCATGCACCGACGGGAGCGTTTGGCAGACGAAGCTGAAGTTGGTCACACGGGCCCGGCTTCGTTGAGGGCGCGTTCACCGACCGTGCCACGCAGCCTGTCGGACGCGACGACGTCGACGGCACGACGTTCGGTGCGGGGGGCCATGGAGAAAGCGTAACGAATGGTCGTCATGACTACTCGAAAAAGTCCTCGTCGATCTCGACGATCTCAATGCGCTGCTTGACCTGAACGCCAACACCGTAGCGGATCATCAGGCGGGCGAGGCGCTCTCCGTCGATAAGGATCACCCGGGTGGCAACGGACTCGGCGTAGGTGATAGCTGTCCGAGCGAATCTGCTCGTCGTGATGAAGACACCCTGGTTGGCTTGGTTGCCGGCCAGCGCTCCGACGAAGGCCTGGATGGCCTCGCGGCCCACGGGATTGTCGGCGCCGTAGCGTTTGGCCTGTACGTAGATCCGGGACAGACCGAGGGCATCCTGGTCGATAATCCCGTCGATGCCGCCGTCGTTCGAGAGTTGGGTACGGGTGGCTGTGCCCTCGGCACCGCCATAGCCCATCGCCATCAGAAGGTCGAGGACCGCCTGCTCGAAGAACACGGGGTCTTGGGCCAGAATTCGGGTGAGGAGTTGGTTTGCCACGTCCGCGGTGATGCGGGCGAGACCGGACGCGATCTGCTCCTCGGGATCGAGCACGGAGTCTTCCTCGTCGGCGGATTCGATGGGCGATGTCGTACCGGGGAAAGCCTCCGACCCGAGTTGCGCCACTTTAGTGACCACCCTGGAGAGTATCGAGGATTTCTTGGGCATCGGGTGGGATGGCGGGCGGGATGGTGATGGTTTGGGTGCCGGTGTTGATGACCGCTGAGTGCAGGGGCCGCAGGATCTGCAGGAACTTCTTGACCGAGACACCGGTCCGGGCCTGGATCGTGCGGGCGATGGCGAGGGCGGCGAACACGACGGTGAGGTGGGCCTCGATCGAGTCGCGGGTGTGGTGGAAGATCGGGCGGGCGGCCAGGTCGGATTTGGCCATCCTGAACGACGCCTCGACGTGCCACAGGTCCCGATAGGCCGCGACGACCGCCGGCCCGTCCAGCGTCACGGCAGGGATGTTTGAGACGTACCCTTTGAAACCCGCGGCTGCGCGGGCGCGCTCGACCAGGGGCCAGTCCACGCCCTTGGTGGCGCCCTCGAGCTTGATGAAGCGGTGTTTTCCGATGGGTGCTTTGCCGGTGGCGATCTTCTCGGCGCGTTCGATCTGCTTATTCAGCGTTTGCTGGTCGCGCCGGGCCCTGGCGGCGAGGTAGTGCCAGACGACCCGGCGGTCGCGCCGGTCCTTCCCGACACCCATCGGGCGGGTGACCTCGAACGTCGCACCGTCGGCCAGGTAGTTGCCGTGGGCCTCGAAATGGTCCTCCAGCTCCGCGGGAGCCTTCGATTGCCGGGCGGCGACGATGAAGGAGAAGCCGGCGTCCTCCAGCGCGTTCAGGTTCGCCGCCGACAGCATGCCGGCGTCGGCGACCACGACCAGATCACTGACCTGGTGGCGGGCCTGGAACGCTTCGATGACGGGCAGGAGGGTGGTCGTCTCTGCTTTGTTGCCCTCGAAGACGTGCAGGTCGAGGGGAAAGCCGGAGGGGTCGACCAGTAGTCCGACGGTGATCTGCGGGTCGACGCGGCGTTCCTTGGACATGCCGACCTTGCGCAGCGAGTCCTCGTTCTCGGCCTCGAAGTACAGCGTGGTCACGTCATACATGACCAAGGCCACAGCACCATGGGCGCTGACGTGGCTCCAGCAGGCCGTCGCAAGCTGGTCGCGGTAGTCGCCCTTGTTGATCCGCGGCAGAGCCCGGGTGATCGTGCGCAGCGAGGCCGGCGTGATGCCCAGCCCCTCCAGGACCCGGATCGAATCGGCCTTGCTGGTCGGTTCCACGACCCTCGCCAGGACCAGCTGGCGGAAACACTCATCGGCCAGGACGTCGAACCCGAGGTGGTCGTAGACCCCGACGAGCGCTTCCCACAACACCGTGGAAGCGGTCGACTCGACCACTGCTTGGCCGGGCGGGCGACCCGCAGGCTCCCAGCCTAGATCGAGCTGGTCCTGGCCCAGCGCCAATCGTTCGCGGGCGACCTGCAACAGCAACTCGAGTTCGGCCTGGTCATGGGCCGAGCCGATGTGGTCGATACCGAGGCGCTGCTTACCGCGCTTGTGCACGATCTGGACCGCGGTCGCTCCGGACGCGGTCTTCACCTTCCGCACGAACGACCCCACCCCGACAGGCTACCGGGGCGACTTCTTAGTGCACACTTCCCGAGACGTAAGCCCTAGTCACCAGCACATCGGTCCTCAAAAACAGGCAGGGTGGCGCAAGTCGGGTCCGATGTGGGTGATGCGTGGGGATATCCGGGCAGCGCTCGCAGGTGCTTCTCGGTGATCCCGTCGGGGTGCTCCGCCAGAAGCTCTCGACCGGCATCGGTGATCCGATAGTTGCCGCGCGTAGGACGTTCGACCGCACTCACTCTGGAGAGATAGGACAGTGCCCAGTTGCCACGATTGCGGTATTGCTGCTGGCCGGACGGGATCAGAATCTGGCGCTGTTCAGCTGTGACACCGAGCAGGTCGGCTGCAGCCTCGACGATCTCTCGCGCGCGCTGCACCTCCCCGTCGGAGAGAACCCGCAAGGAAGGTGCCATGTACTGATCCCAGGTGGGAACGGTCATCAGAGGTCTCCTCGGAAGGCGCGGGACTGGAGAGAAGCGAAGAGTTCCTCACAGTATGTGAGGGCACGCGCGGCGATGGAGCGCTGGCTGGTCATCGCAGCGACACGCTGGGCGAACTCGTGCTGAGAGTCGGAGGTGGGGTACAGAACCCGAATTGATTGGAACGACGACTTGTTGACGAGACCCTTCATGCCGCCCGTCGACTTCGCGCGGACAAGTTGAGGCGACACCTTGAGCTGGCCGAGAAGGAACGCCGCCATCACGCGCGGAGACGGCAGGATGGCGTTGATCTGTTGGTTGAAGGCCACGTCGCGGTCAACAAGCGAGGCCTTGCCGATGCTCGTTGGACTTCCAGCGATGCACGTCACGAGGATGGAGCCTGTCGGCGCGATCCGAGCCCTTGCCCGACCATGCTCCGACAGCCACTCGTCAGCGCGTGTTGCGGTGTCGCCGCCCAAGTTGTCGGACTTGATCCACTCAATGGACTGCCCGAAGTTGCTCGCTTCGGCCCGCGACGGGGAGTTTCCCGTGACGACTTCCGCAAGATCACCGATGGCGGCTGTCGGCAACCCGCGGCTGTTCGTGACTGGGTCGCCGAACATGTCATGGAACATGGCCTGAGTGAGGGAATCGAGGTGCGCGAGGACCTGGCGGCGCTTGGTCCGCAGGGCGTCGGCTTGGTCGAGGATCGCGGCGATTCGGCGCTGCTCGGTAAGGGATGGCAGGGGAACCGGGATCTTCTCGGTCGTCTTTCTCGACAGCTCCTTGAATGTGGCGCCGTTGCCAAGTGACTGGAGGTAGTCGGTCTTCGACCTCAGCCAGTGATACAGGTACTTCGCGTCGAGACCGGGCCCGGGCACCAAGCTCTTGAATCCCTGATTTGTCGCCATCGGGACCGTGTTGATAGCGACGTGCCCGATCGGTGCGCGCGAGCTGAGGAGCACCGAGCCCTTGGGCAAGATGGTTGTCGCGCAGCTTCGGACGCCAGCCTGGGTGATCTTCCGCGGGGTTGTCGAGATGTACGCCCCGTCGAGTTTGCTGAGGTCTGCGGGAGTAGCCCATTCGACGTCCCCGTCCCAGAACTCAGCGACGCCGGTTTTCGGAGTCGCGCCGGAGACAACCTCGGCAATCTCGCCGAGGGCAACGGTCTTCACGAGAGAGTCGCCTTCAGCTTGGCGAGGCCCTGGGCGATCTCGCCCTCCAACTGTTCGATGTCGGCGATGATCTCAAGCGGCGGGCGGTGCTCGACCTCGTCGTACTCGATCTCCTTGTAGCGGTTCAGGGAGAGGTCGTAGCCCTGGGCGACGATGTCGGCCTTCGGGACGAGGAAGGACTGCTCGGTGCGGGCCCGGTCCTTCTCGCCAGCGAGGTCGCCCCAGCGGGTAAGCACATCGGGCAGGTCGTTGGCCTCGACCGGGTTGCGCTTGTCGTCCAGGGAGAAGCCGTCGGCCCGGACGTCGTAGAACCAGACGTCGTCGGTGCCGCCGGAGTTGGTCTTGGTGAAGAGCAGGATCGCGGTCGAGACGCCTGCGTACGGCCGAAAGACGCCGGAGGGCAGCTTCACGACGGCGTCGAGCTTCTGGTCCTCGACCAGCGTTTGACGAAGCGTCTTGTGGGCCTTCGACGACCCGAAGAGTACGCCGTCGGGCACGATGACCGCGGCTCGGCCGCCGGGCTTGAGCAGTTTCAGGAAGAGGGCGAGGAACAGCAACTCGGTCTTCTTGGTCTTGACGACCCGCTGCAGGTCCTTCGAGGTGGCCTCGTAGTCCAGTGACCCGGCGAAGGGCGGATTGGCGAGGATCAACGTGTACTTCTCGGCGTCCTCGCTTGCGCCCTCGGAGAGGGAGTCGCGATAGCGGATGTCGGGGGAGTCGATGCCGTGCAGCAGCATGTTCATGCTGCCGATGCGCAGCATCGTGGAGTCGAAGTCGTAGCCGTGGAACATCGACGCGTGGAACTGTGACCGTTGGGCCCGATCGAGCAGGGCCTCGGCATGGGTGTGGCGGACGTACTCGCTCGCGGCGACGAGGAAGCCGGCCGTGCCGCACGCCGGGTCGCAGATCTCGTCGCCGGGCCGTGGCGCGGTCATCCGAACCATCAGGTCGATGATGTGGCGCGGCGTACGGAACTGCCCGTTGACGCCGGCCGCGGCGATCTTGGCAAGCAGGTACTCGTACAGGTCGCCGTTCGTGTCCCGGTCGGCCATGGGAATGTCGGCGAGCATGTCGACGACCTTGCTCAGTAGCGCCGGGGTCGGGATGGTGAAGCGCGCGTCCTTCATGTGCCCGCTGTAGGTCGTCCCGTCACCCAGGCCGCGCAGGAACGGGAAGACCTGGCCGGCGACGGTCGTGTACATCACCTCGGGCGAAGAGTTCTTGAACTGGCTCCAGCGCAGGTGTTGCTGGTTGGGCCGGAACACCGGACGTGCGATCTCGCCGCCGGTGACGCGGGCCTTCTTCTCGGCCAGCGTCTGGATGTCGTCGAGGCGGCGGATGAACAGCAGGTAAGTGATCTGCTCGATCACTTCGAGCGGGTTGCTGATGCCGCCGGACCAGAAAGCGTCCCAGATGCGGTCGATCCTGCTCCTCAGCTCACCGGTGATCACGACGGAACCTTATATCCCGCATGCGGCCGCTCGTCCGGACGCGGGGTGGTTGCCGTCCCGGCGAGCCGACGGCGTGCGGGGCGAGGTTGGTGCGGCGCTGGGGCTCAGCCTCCTGTGGATCTCTCGGGCGCACATCTCCCGGGTGATGTCGGTGCTGACTGGGAGACTTCAGGCATGAGAGAGTCCACGCCGTCGAACCCGGAGCGTGACAGCAGCCCTTCATGTCGCCCACCGACGGGCGCGCCTGCAACGGGGGAGGACTTGGTCGAGCAGTTGTCGTCGCTCATCGACCAAGCTCGCGAGGCGATCGCCTCGTACGCCAACGCGACTCTGACGATGACCTACTGGCGGGTGGGCGCGATCATCGACTCCGAAGTGCTCAACGAGGAGCGGGCTGAGTATGGGGCGCAGACTCTGGTGACACTGTCACAGGAATTGACCGCTCGCTTCGGTAGGGGCTTCGACGAGCCGAACCTCAACCGGATGGTCAAGTTCGCCAGGTTGTTCCCCGACACCGAGATTCTGGTGACGCTGTCACAGAAATTGAGTTGGTCTCACTTCTTAGCACTCCTGCCTCTGCGGAGTGCCGATGCCCGGGGCTTTTACGCTCGGGAAGCAGCTGCTGGGCGATGGACTGTCAGGGAGCTGCGACGTGCGATCCAGCGGAAGGCCTACGAGCGTCGCGAGATCGCCGATTCCCAGATCGGGCCAGGCTCGATGGTTCCGGTCGACACCTTCAGTGATCCGTACCTGCTCGACTTCCTTGGTCTCCATGATGGC
Encoded proteins:
- a CDS encoding winged helix-turn-helix domain-containing protein, with protein sequence MTVPTWDQYMAPSLRVLSDGEVQRAREIVEAAADLLGVTAEQRQILIPSGQQQYRNRGNWALSYLSRVSAVERPTRGNYRITDAGRELLAEHPDGITEKHLRALPGYPHASPTSDPTCATLPVFEDRCAGD
- a CDS encoding IS1634 family transposase, whose translation is MGSFVRKVKTASGATAVQIVHKRGKQRLGIDHIGSAHDQAELELLLQVARERLALGQDQLDLGWEPAGRPPGQAVVESTASTVLWEALVGVYDHLGFDVLADECFRQLVLARVVEPTSKADSIRVLEGLGITPASLRTITRALPRINKGDYRDQLATACWSHVSAHGAVALVMYDVTTLYFEAENEDSLRKVGMSKERRVDPQITVGLLVDPSGFPLDLHVFEGNKAETTTLLPVIEAFQARHQVSDLVVVADAGMLSAANLNALEDAGFSFIVAARQSKAPAELEDHFEAHGNYLADGATFEVTRPMGVGKDRRDRRVVWHYLAARARRDQQTLNKQIERAEKIATGKAPIGKHRFIKLEGATKGVDWPLVERARAAAGFKGYVSNIPAVTLDGPAVVAAYRDLWHVEASFRMAKSDLAARPIFHHTRDSIEAHLTVVFAALAIARTIQARTGVSVKKFLQILRPLHSAVINTGTQTITIPPAIPPDAQEILDTLQGGH
- a CDS encoding DEAD/DEAH box helicase family protein, with product MTNFSFVCQTLPSVHADCVRAESYLASDPRSACFYARRVVEGVVSYLYDVLSLRTPYKNDLAAKIGDPGFKAQVPQGITDKLTMIRRLANTAVHENRQIRPDVSLAVLRELFHVMVWTSYHHSPHPDVVPLQVHFDPTLAAKAAPLSREEVVRLAAKFRAQDEAHATALAEKDELLAANESEIAALKAQIAAAQAAAKPDDRDYSEADARDLFIDVLLHEAGWPLDQPRDREYEVTGMPNAEGKGYVDYVLWGADGLPLAVVEAKRTTKSPEVGQQQATLYADCLEARFGRRPVIFYTSGYEHRIWDDAGGYPPREVDGFYTRDELELLIQRRQTKLPLSTATVNTDIAGRPYQVRAIKAIGDAFDRKQREALLVMATGAGKTRTVIALVDLLQRANWVKRVLFLADRTALVNQAANAFKQHLTGSTTVNLVTEKVTDGRVYVSTYPTMMNLIDETDDGLRRFGPGYFDLIVIDEAHRSVYAKYGAIFDYFDAMLVGLTATPKDEVDHNTYRRFHLEDGVPTDVYGLDEAVDAGYLVPPKGLSVGTQFLRSGIRYDDLTDEEKDQWDALDWGEDDPPDEVGAEELNRFLFNEDTVDKVLETLMTQGYAVAGGDRLGKTIIFAKSQRHAAFIEQRFNLAYPELAGHFARVITHGTPYAQSLIDDFSIKDKAPHIAISVDMLDTGIDVPEVVNLVFFKQVRSKSKFWQMIGRGTGLCPDLFGPGDDKRDFLVFDFCGNLEYFGQDLPGSEGQLQKSLSQRLFEARLGLITALGEDQPDLRTSTAATLHEIVAGMTLDNFVVRKHRQAVQRFADASAWAALTREDAEVAWTLAGLPSSVHDEDEDAKRFDLLVLQRQLAQLDDDTALAERLRDTIQNIAAALLGKTAIPSVAAQAVLLESVAGDQWWIDVTLPMLEVARLRLRGLVRFIEKTARNPVYTDFEDTLRTGVEVALPGITPGTNFERFRAKAEAYLRGHLDALALQRLRRNKQLTPADLTALEQMLVASGGQEAEIAWANQQTGGLGVFVRGLVGLDHAAAIEAFERYLDGTKFTADQIRFVNLIVDELTKNGVMEPQRLFESPYTDHAPTGPDYFFPDADVEVIVETLHDITRTACPEVVA
- a CDS encoding restriction endonuclease subunit S; this encodes MKTVALGEIAEVVSGATPKTGVAEFWDGDVEWATPADLSKLDGAYISTTPRKITQAGVRSCATTILPKGSVLLSSRAPIGHVAINTVPMATNQGFKSLVPGPGLDAKYLYHWLRSKTDYLQSLGNGATFKELSRKTTEKIPVPLPSLTEQRRIAAILDQADALRTKRRQVLAHLDSLTQAMFHDMFGDPVTNSRGLPTAAIGDLAEVVTGNSPSRAEASNFGQSIEWIKSDNLGGDTATRADEWLSEHGRARARIAPTGSILVTCIAGSPTSIGKASLVDRDVAFNQQINAILPSPRVMAAFLLGQLKVSPQLVRAKSTGGMKGLVNKSSFQSIRVLYPTSDSQHEFAQRVAAMTSQRSIAARALTYCEELFASLQSRAFRGDL
- a CDS encoding restriction endonuclease, with amino-acid sequence MVTKVAQLGSEAFPGTTSPIESADEEDSVLDPEEQIASGLARITADVANQLLTRILAQDPVFFEQAVLDLLMAMGYGGAEGTATRTQLSNDGGIDGIIDQDALGLSRIYVQAKRYGADNPVGREAIQAFVGALAGNQANQGVFITTSRFARTAITYAESVATRVILIDGERLARLMIRYGVGVQVKQRIEIVEIDEDFFE
- a CDS encoding class I SAM-dependent DNA methyltransferase, which produces MITGELRSRIDRIWDAFWSGGISNPLEVIEQITYLLFIRRLDDIQTLAEKKARVTGGEIARPVFRPNQQHLRWSQFKNSSPEVMYTTVAGQVFPFLRGLGDGTTYSGHMKDARFTIPTPALLSKVVDMLADIPMADRDTNGDLYEYLLAKIAAAGVNGQFRTPRHIIDLMVRMTAPRPGDEICDPACGTAGFLVAASEYVRHTHAEALLDRAQRSQFHASMFHGYDFDSTMLRIGSMNMLLHGIDSPDIRYRDSLSEGASEDAEKYTLILANPPFAGSLDYEATSKDLQRVVKTKKTELLFLALFLKLLKPGGRAAVIVPDGVLFGSSKAHKTLRQTLVEDQKLDAVVKLPSGVFRPYAGVSTAILLFTKTNSGGTDDVWFYDVRADGFSLDDKRNPVEANDLPDVLTRWGDLAGEKDRARTEQSFLVPKADIVAQGYDLSLNRYKEIEYDEVEHRPPLEIIADIEQLEGEIAQGLAKLKATLS
- a CDS encoding DUF2786 domain-containing protein, which codes for MSGGRATDASIGDASTADAEASRHGLPPGPEPADPTEWATETAALYAAEDRLIRWIEDGSVRLDGMTWLPEPDPLFRDVREVARFCDAACDRLGVPRVDVRARKGPTRAEYRAPLMEIAVPTAEVGGAWALRGLIVVHELAHHLVAVGGTQQGGPHGESFRLRMTHALEVLGFPGQGRLLGLALATDHAPAEQTVWRERIAAILRQAEATTHRAEAETFVSRAQELATRHAIDLALLQARDRAAGEAAQGAELPEEQSVVIGRPGQRWLRLYCSLFMAVARANDVEFLLARDSTRMYAHGMPSDIAMTVALYESLRAQMVAAGTRWMATGAWKQTTTRRRNGRRVEEVPVHWSTAKTSFYEGFVVSIAERLDESRRRAEEQADRAVSTGAGVPPPADPAGTHSTALHSTAIVLAAKREQVRAFHQQVVDRIRPGRWRGNDRGPSAWSESGARAGREAGQRAAVGRARGELLGPPGERRR